Sequence from the Flavobacterium sp. TR2 genome:
CTAAACCGGCATACAAAGCGGGTGTAATTTTATCTTTTGATGATGCTTATGTTGACGAATGGTCAGAAGCAGATCAAGCCTTGCGAAAGTATGCTTGGAAAGCGACTTTTAATGTCTGCCGCATAGATTCTATTGGCGCGCCAGAAATTAAAACACTATTAGAAATGCAAAAATACGGCCATGAGATCGCTGGACATGGTTATCATCATTACAATGCTGTAAAGTTTACTAAGCAATTTAACGTCAAAGAATACTTAAAACAAGAAATAGATCCAATGATTGTTTCTATGAAAAAAAAGGGATTCAATGTGACTTCTTTTGCTTATCCGTACGGCGAAAGATCAGATTCTTTAGATCAGGCATTATCTCCTTTGTTTAAAATTATTAGAGGACGAGCATTTGGAGGTGAAATCCCAGAAAAACAGGACAGTTATTTTGATAATTCTAAAATTGTTTTTGCTTTTGATATTGACAACAGCCATATTCATTTCAGCATTCCGTATGTACTTGAACTATTGGATTATGCCAAAAAGAACAATAAAATTCTCCTTCTATGCGGTCATAAACCCGTTAAAGAAGTAACCGAAAATTATCAGGTCAAAATTGAAACTTTAGAATTTATCTGTAAATACATGAAATTGAATGATCTTAAATTCTATAAACTTTCAGATTTAGACAATTTGGTTTCGCCTCAGCTTTAATACCTATAGATTGAATTACCACTAACATAAAAATAGCTTTTTTAAAATGAAAAAATTTCTACTAACATTAAGCCTAATTCTATGTATTGTAATGGCTTATTCACAAAAAAGTGCAATTCCTGCAGACAACAAACTCCAAACAAAGCTAGATTCGTTGGTAAACAAATCTGCGATCCCGTTTATGTCAGAAAGTTCAAGAGTTGGTCTCTCTATAGGAATCATTAAAGACGGAAAAGAATATTTTTATAATTACGGCTCGACTCAAAAAGAAAAGCAGATTCTGCCAACTGCAAGTACGATTTACGAATTGGCTTCAAACAGTAAAACATTCTCTTCTACATTATTAGCAAGAGCCGTTTTGAACAAAAAAGTAAACCTCACAGATGATATTCGAAAATACTTAAACCAAGATTATCCAAATCTTCAATATAATGGAACTCCAATTACACTGTTAAATCTAGCCAATCTTACTTCTGCCCTCCCAAATTGGATGCCAGACAGCAGAGAACTTTTTGCCAAAGCAAACCCAGATTCTATTGCATACCTATTAGATGCCGTACATAGAAAGTATAGCAGAAACCAATTTTACACCGATTTGCATAAAGTGAAATTAGATACAATTCCTGGTGCATTGGCAAGACACTGCAACACCGCCGCTCAATTATTGGGACATATTATGGAAACGGTTTATGGAGAAAAATTCGGAACATTAATAAGAAACCAATTTACA
This genomic interval carries:
- a CDS encoding serine hydrolase domain-containing protein, with translation MKKFLLTLSLILCIVMAYSQKSAIPADNKLQTKLDSLVNKSAIPFMSESSRVGLSIGIIKDGKEYFYNYGSTQKEKQILPTASTIYELASNSKTFSSTLLARAVLNKKVNLTDDIRKYLNQDYPNLQYNGTPITLLNLANLTSALPNWMPDSRELFAKANPDSIAYLLDAVHRKYSRNQFYTDLHKVKLDTIPGALARHCNTAAQLLGHIMETVYGEKFGTLIRNQFTTPLKMKNTVLLGNGKIPASMAFGYDAKGRKMPFIDWEDIQVAASIASSTSDMLKYIKYHLNEKNEDAKLSHQPTTGDIRKGAIALNWKITKPENGPIRISHTGGSLGFSSYVVFSPEMNSGIILFANDSDMKTQNELIKLAEMILY
- a CDS encoding polysaccharide deacetylase family protein, with product MRIHFTKAVLFLLFLSLFSCENKKPKSAPKPAYKAGVILSFDDAYVDEWSEADQALRKYAWKATFNVCRIDSIGAPEIKTLLEMQKYGHEIAGHGYHHYNAVKFTKQFNVKEYLKQEIDPMIVSMKKKGFNVTSFAYPYGERSDSLDQALSPLFKIIRGRAFGGEIPEKQDSYFDNSKIVFAFDIDNSHIHFSIPYVLELLDYAKKNNKILLLCGHKPVKEVTENYQVKIETLEFICKYMKLNDLKFYKLSDLDNLVSPQL